From the Solanum pennellii chromosome 4, SPENNV200 genome, one window contains:
- the LOC107016778 gene encoding F-box/FBD/LRR-repeat protein At1g13570-like, producing the protein MSPTTGFTNIVYHFLAVHVGPITKFTLDIPDLITCPNIDHLIYFLSRNGIQHLIFKPPFRSKPYELPSAYFTCSQLSIISHCPLLEHLVLQHDAITNHIEISAPKLRPFIFTGNIKFLHLKNVPLLSKVSYEPTEFSGEVEHDIDKIFESIPALENLCWNHESVQNYFEHARRESVDDIPESFLDMAFNH; encoded by the exons ATGTCACCTACAACTGGATTTACTAACATTGTCTATCACTTCTTGGCAGTTCATGTAGGACCAATTACTAAATTTACTCTTGACATTCCTGATCTAATAACATGTCCTAATATTGATCACTTGATATATTTCCTCTCTAGGAATGGCATTCAACATCTTATCTTTAAACCTCCGTTTAGGAGTAAGCCATATGAATTGCCTTCTGCATATTTTACATGTTCACAATTGAG TATAATTTCACATTGCCCGTTGCTTGAGCATTTGGTGCTGCAACACGATGCTATTACAAATCACATTGAAATTAGTGCTCCCAAGCTAAGGCCATTTATCTTCACTGGCAATATaaagtttttacatttaaagaaTGTTCCTCTTCTTTCCAAAGTTTCATATGAGCCTACAGAATTTTCGGGAGAGGTAGAACATGATATTGACAAGATTTTTGAGTCTATTCCTGCTCTCGAGAATCTGTGCTGGAATCACGAGTCTGTTCAG AACTATTTTGAACATGCGCGCCGGGAGTCTGTTGATGATATTCCTGAAAGTTTCTTGGATATGGCATTTAATCACTGA